A window of the Hordeum vulgare subsp. vulgare chromosome 5H, MorexV3_pseudomolecules_assembly, whole genome shotgun sequence genome harbors these coding sequences:
- the LOC123399429 gene encoding uncharacterized protein LOC123399429, with amino-acid sequence MKASIKFRDDDRPLLRAKVPIGVLGLPFLSGVSAGGDAEDLRFDLSTAFPSGPGLRLSYRPNDPLQPFALSIRTGLGALGSPVRAPFALSAEFNLLSSNPPAFSLLFKPRLGDFSLANSVRSPPVTDTLTLPPAHKLTDLSNGDDQDHEGHKEFSLNGNGFAANVAAAGKTGGGVGTLLSGMRLTTRSMLPLWNRASLRFQWGLRVPPELKAALADDGYGRKAGSLAVSKLPLLVMNKITIEHTPRRQLKSEEDKKGKSAPVAGGEEFSLLKRQLEALNDESIMLRHTVEGLRAEIGVGRAISVPSKGDARRMPAMSPPLQNPFPVKPDLHGNGKELVASGPNDASEELKKALEARRK; translated from the coding sequence ATGAAGGCGTCCATCAAGTTCCGCGACGACGACCGGCCGCTGCTGCGCGCCAAGGTGCCCATCGGCGTGCTCGGCCTGCCGTTCCTCTCCGGCGTCTCGGCCGGCGGCGACGCCGAGGACCTCCGCTTCGACCTCTCCACCGCCTTCCCCTCCGGCCCGGGCCTCCGCCTCTCCTACCGCCCCAACGACCCGCTCCAGCCCTTCGCTCTCTCCATCCGCACGGGCCTCGGCGCGCTCGGCTCCCCCGTCCGCGCCCCCTTCGCGCTCTCCGCCGAGTTCAACCTCCTCTCCTCCAACCCGCCCGCCTTCTCGCTCCTCTTCAAGCCCCGGCTCGGCGACTTCTCCCTCGCCAACTCCGTCCGCTCCCCGCCCGTCACCGATACCCTCACGTTGCCGCCGGCCCACAAGCTGACCGACCTCTCCAACGGCGACGACCAGGATCATGAGGGCCACAAGGAGTTTTCCCTCAACGGGAACGGGTTCGCGGCGAACGTCGCAGCTGCCGGGAAGACCGGCGGAGGGGTTGGCACGCTGCTGTCCGGGATGCGCCTCACCACCAGGAGCATGCTGCCGCTGTGGAACAGGGCGAGCCTGAGGTTCCAGTGGGGGCTGCGTGTGCCACCAGAGCTGAAGGCCGCGCTCGCCGACGATGGATATGGGCGGAAGGCTGGGAGCCTCGCTGTCAGCAAGCTGCCTCTGCTCGTCATGAACAAGATCACAATTGAGCACACACCACGACGGCAGCTGAAGTCTGAAGAGGACAAGAAGGGGAAGAGCGCTCCTGTAGCCGGGGGAGAGGAATTCTCACTGCTGAAGAGGCAGCTGGAAGCCCTGAACGATGAGAGCATCATGCTGCGGCACACTGTAGAGGGCCTGCGCGCTGAGATCGGTGTCGGCCGAGCTATCTCAGTTCCCAGCAAAGGGGACGCTCGAAGGATGCCGGCAATGTCGCCGCCTCTGCAAAATCCTTTCCCTGTGAAGCCTGATCTCCATGGGAATGGGAAGGAGCTGGTGGCCAGTGGACCGAATGATGCCAGCGAGGAGCTGAAGAAGGCACTCGAGGCCCGGAGGAAGTGA